From a single Uranotaenia lowii strain MFRU-FL unplaced genomic scaffold, ASM2978415v1 HiC_scaffold_816, whole genome shotgun sequence genomic region:
- the LOC129760900 gene encoding uncharacterized protein LOC129760900, which translates to MRVFLPAAANITSGDSSFLVVLYQQDPEVRCPANLLGSHRAHQHPATLRQPHRRIATAVASGVQPFGTSSRLHINTTATSAGITSTRPISERLRDSQASEHEQHLFRSEAFRHCTGSNQGSQHQQKSQVRCPGTQLAPSRSTAQQRHFVSHRWELETLGGTRLFLLKPSTSTIRAASRGPMSGN; encoded by the coding sequence atgCGTGTTTTTCTTCCAGCAGCTGCCAACATCACTTCCGGTGATTCCTCATTCTTGGTCGTTTTATACCAGCAGGACCCGGAGGTCCGGTGCCCGGCAAACCTGCTTGGTTCTCATCGAGCACATCAGCATCCAGCAACACTTCGCCAGCCGCATCGGCGGATCGCAACAGCAGTCGCCTCAGGGGTGCAGCCTTTTGGAACATCTTCCAGATTGCACATCAACACGACAGCAACTAGTGCCGGGATTACGAGTACAAGACCAATCAGCGAGCGCTTGAGGGATAGTCAGGCGAGTGAGCACGAGCAGCATCTCTTCCGTTCGGAAGCCTTCCGACACTGTACCGGAAGCAATCAAGGATCGCAGCACCAACAGAAGTCACAGGTCCGATGTCCGGGAACCCAATTGGCTCCCTCCAGGTCTACAGCACAGCAGCGACATTTCGTCAGCCATCGGTGGGAATTGGAAACCTTGGGCGGAACCCGGTTATTCCTTCTCAAGCCATCCACAAGCACGATACGAGCAGCATCCAGAGGTCCGATGTCGGGCAACTAG